One window of the Colletotrichum lupini chromosome 9, complete sequence genome contains the following:
- a CDS encoding cell wall protein, with amino-acid sequence MLGFQVLLVALQAWAITAAPLLVARQKDTITTALGMVQTSLQKLDTAVKGISANDANSVAPVLTAAQGSQDALTKATSMIDSADSVGLFGALGLQQTAGDLVTQVQTTLGDLSQKKPVFDQLGVSSVVKDALMQQKTGSGALGDTLLGKVPAIARPIAQQSTGQLAEALDSAIATFSA; translated from the coding sequence ATGCTCGGCTTCCAGGTTCTTCTCGTCGCCCTCCAGGCGTGGGCGATCACCGCTGCTCCTCTCCTCGTCGCCCGCCAAAAGGATACCATCACCACCGCTCTCGGCATGGTCCAGACCTCTCTCCAGAAGCTCGATACCGCCGTCAAGGGAATCTCCGCCAACGACGCCAACTCTGTGGCTCCTGTTCTCACCGCGGCTCAAGGTTCTCAAGATGCTCTTACAAAGGCCACCTCCATGATCGACAGTGCCGACAGCGTTGGTCTCTTTGGCGCACTTGGCCTCCAGCAGACTGCCGGCGACCTCGTCACGCAGGTCCAGACTACCCTCGGCGACCTCTCGCAGAAGAAACCCGTGTTCGATCAGCTTGGTGTCAGTTCCGTCGTTAAGGATGCTCTTATGCAACAAAAGACTGGCAGTGGCGCGCTCGGTGACACCCTACTCGGCAAGGTCCCTGCCATCGCCCGCCCGATTGCGCAACAGAGCACTGGTCAACTTGCGGAGGCTTTGGATAGCGCTATTGCGACGTTCTCGGCATAG
- a CDS encoding ABC-type Fe3+ transport system: MKRAVDFASSSYNMDFKYVIMVRSLLALALLGTQALVNAAAEVETRTIDEIYQAALAEGGVVTLWHGGDELTQQNSVKASFEKKFPGMTLNVTVDLSKYYDGNLDDQLAAKNVFVDSIILQTLHDYPRWASEGALLDYAPLGYDQILPEFKNNETAAYYGMYIIAWAGQWHTGKLPGIKAPIEWENWVNPDLKDKLVLTYPNDDDAQYGSAWLDKLIALNPRWVRGTQTPRTILGQNGTQWGATFTSSGSLTPTAPINVSHPIEGQFVSWPQTGGILKDAPHPEGAKLLHAYLLSSEFQTARGGWSVRGDVAPPANYPAILDMPGTDPTAFGKWMSDRAAVERLRFWLEDRLGTAQGLSPLIDDL; this comes from the exons ATGAAGCGCGCGGTAGACTTCGCTAGCAGTTCCTACAACATGGAT TTCAAGTACGTCATTATGGTTCGATCATTGCTTGCCCTCGCCCTTCTGGGCACCCAGGCACTGGTCAACGCCGCTGCCGAAGTTGAGACCCGCACTATCGATGAGATTTACCAAGCTGCCCTTGCTGAGGGTGGTGTCGTTACTCTCTGGCACGGTGGTGATGAGTTGACTCAGCAGAACTCCGTGAAGGCCAGCTTCGAGAAGAAGTTCCCCGGCATGACCCTCAACGTCACCGTCGATCTTTCCAAGTATTACGACGGTAACTTGGACGACCAGCTTGCCGCCAAGAACGTCTTTGTCGACAGCATCATCCTCCAGACCCTCCACGACTACCCTCGCTGGGCGTCTGAGGGTGCGCTCTTGGACTACGCTCCTCTCGGATACGACCAGATTCTCCCTGAGTTCAAAAACAACGAGACCGCCGCATACTATGGCATGTACATCATTGCCTGGGCTGGTCAGTGGCACACTGGAAAGCTTCCCGGCATCAAGGCTCCTATCGAGTGGGAGAACTGGGTCAACCCCGACCTCAAGGACAAGCTCGTCCTGACCTACCCTAACGACGACGATGCC CAATACGGATCCGCCTGGCTCGACAAGCTCATCGCCCTGAACCCCCGCTGGGTCCGCGGTACTCAGACCCCCCGCACCATCCTCGGCCAGAACGGCACCCAGTGGGGAGCCACCTTCACCTCCTCCGGCAGTCTGACTCCTACCGCGCCCATCAACGTCTCCCACCCCATCGAGGGCCAATTCGTCTCTTGGCCCCAGACCGGCGGAATCCTCAAGGACGCCCCTCACCCCGAGGGTGCCAAGCTCCTGCACGCCTACCTCCTCAGCTCCGAGTTCCAGACCGCCCGCGGAGGATGGAGCGTCCGCGGCGACGTCGCTCCCCCCGCCAACTACCCTGCCATCCTCGATATGCCCGGTACCGACCCTACCGCCTTTGGCAAGTGGATGTCTGACCGCGCGGCTGTTGAGAGACTCCGCTTCTGGCTCGAGGACCGCCTTGGCACTGCGCAGGGCCTCAGCCCCTTGATCGATGACTTGTAA